The Crassostrea angulata isolate pt1a10 chromosome 1, ASM2561291v2, whole genome shotgun sequence nucleotide sequence AATCCCGGCCTAGACTCGAGTCCTTCCCAGGACACATGTCGCTGGGAGGTATTTGAGAGAAACACTCAACCGTCTGATCAGAGCCCTTGCCACTCGAGGGCTCTGTCGGAGGGTTTAGTGGTGAATCTAGGCCGGGTTTCCCTAAAAAACAACAGGTCTCCTCCTCGCCATCACCACCACCACTATTACCACCGGTGACCATTTTGTCAGAactctttttctttttaggTCTTCTCCTCCTCTTTTTCTTGTCACCTTTGGCTGCCCCAGGTGAGTGTTCACCAGTGGCTGCAGCCTGATCCATGCTCTCTGGAGGTTCAGGTTCTAGATAAATCTGACATGGACCTGGCTCTACAATCATGGAATAGTCACAAGGTTTCAAGGGTGCTTTTGGCTTTTCATTTCGTGGTGAAGTGACATCAGGCGAAATACTCTCTGATGCAGACTTGAATTCGTCCGATTCATCTGGGACGTTCTCTGCCTCTTTCCCTGCAGACTGAGCTTCAGGAACTTCCccaaaactctgatcatttACCTCCTTAAGAACGGATTCAGTTTCTGCCTCAAGAGATTCAGAGACCATTTCCTCTGACTTCTTCACATCTTCCATCATTtctacatcattttcatttgctTTCGATTGAGAATTTTCAACTTCCTTATTTTCCTCTGAAGGCACATCACTTTTAGCATCAGCAGAAATTTCATTCTGTTCTCCACTCTCCTGTAAATCCTGTTCTTCCTTATCATTTCCAGGATCAGCCAATATCAGGGTCTTTTGTTCCACATTTGGAGTAGGTGGGGTGACCATGATATCAGCCACACTGGTTTCCTGTGAAGGAATATCTGTGGCACATTCCTCCTTCAATGGAATGCTACTATCTCCTTCCTGCAATAAAGCTGTTTCACTAGGGGCAACTACATCTACAAGGGAACTAGGTCTATTGTCACACGTTTCTGAAGCAGAATTGTCGAGCGTGTTTATCTCACCTTGATCTACTAATGGTGATGCGGATTTTTTCGCTTGAGATGAAAGATCTGGATAAATCTTTAAGACAGTATCTGGAgtagattttttgaaaaaatcaaatatactcCTCATGCTAGGCTCTGGCTTTGGTTTTGTTGGATCTGGTCCATCTTGGCGTGAGTTCCTTCGAGCTCGCCTCTCAGCTTCCTCTCTGGCTTCTTCCTCTGCTACCTCTCGTTCAATTTCTTTCAGCCGTGCACGTCTACGTGTCGATGGAGAGTCCTCTTTGTTAAGCTCTGTCCCTGTTGGAGGTTTGGAAGATGGCAAGGAATCTTTTCTAACTGCTCCTTCTGGTATACTTTTCTCCAATTCAGCTTTAAGGGCTTTACGAGCTAGTCTTGTGTACAGGTCTTCATCTGGATTACTTGAATCTTCTGTTGGAAGCTTCAGGCTTTCttcattatcaatatttttgctTGCCTTTTCACTGATGAGGTCTGGTTTATCATCTGGCTTTTCAGGGTCATAAGTGTCATCATTAACAGCTTCAGTCCTCTTCAATCTACGCCCCTGTCGTACAGCTGAATGGTCAGACTCTGTGCTTTCTTCAGACACCTGATCAGCCATGCCACCTCTTCTTGCTCGCCTTGCCCTTCGAGCCTCCACTGCATCCATTTGTTCAGCCATCTCAGCAGCAAGCTTGGCTTCCCTTTCTGCTCTTCTTGCTCGCCTGGCTTTTCGAGCTTCCTGCACAATTTCTGATCCCTCCACATCAAGCATTGGAGTTTCTGGGGAAGGCTTTCTGCTTCTCCTTTTGCGTTCTGGTTTAGTTTCTGTACCAGTTTCTTCATTGTCATCAACTGCCAAAGTATCTTTGTCACTGGCTTTTGAAACCCTATCTGAATCAGTCTCTGAGCTAGCCACAGAATCTTGTTCTTCAAGCACCTTTAGGGCCTGCTCAGAGTCTGCCTTTTCCTCTGGTACTTTCACTTCCGTTTCACTGGGAGCCTCATTTGGAGTCTTTTTAGCAAAGATCTTCTTTGCCCCTGGaaacatttcaaacaaagtTTTTTCTGGCCTTTCTACAATCACATCTGGTATTTTCAAGTCTGTTGTTACTTTCTCAGATTTCTCAGGAATGCTATCAAGCTCCATCTTTTCCTGCTCCTTACTCCGACTTTTGCTCCGACATATCCCATCCTTCTCATCCTCGTTCTCCGGAACTTTTTCTGCAGATGCAGAACGAAACTCATCGATGGAAGGATAACGACCCGGGTACTGCTTGTGAATGGGACGAAAGAACTGATGCTTCATGGCCTCTTTCAATGTGATGCGTTCATTGGGTAAATAGTCCAACATCATTTCAACAAGTTCTAGGCACTGACGGTGTTCTGCGCCCTTGTCGCGTAGATAGTGCTGAAATAAAGGAACCAAAATCTCATCAAACACCCAACATGCAGTCCACCGACTTCCTCTACATCCGTAAAACAAACTCTACATTTCTTGTaacaatttatctatttttttttcttcgaacTTTTGctagtttttctttaatttttcctaatttcttttttctcaatTTAATTACAGGAAAAGTAATGCATTGTAATTGAAGAAAAGGCAATGTATTTACCTCAAAATTTCAACAAGCTTTGACCAGTCAATCTTAAAACACACACAAACTGCTTGTTGCTGGCATTCACAGATAAATACAACAGAACTGAAAATCCATTCTAACTGAACAAGCATCTCATCATCTAGATGTTTTCAATTATGTCGCATCAGTCTTTAATAACAGTATCTCAGCTGATTTGATCATATTTGTATTGTTACGGATAGCGTCATGCCATTAGTTTGTTCTACAAATCTTCACTTCAAGCATGGTCATCAACTGTTGTGTACTCTACATAACACTGTGTAcaccaaattattttttaccaCCATCAAATCTATTAGTATATCAATATTTGGGTGTTCTTAATCTACGGAGTAGCCTATTCATGCATCAAAATAGAAGTATTTCAACAACTTCCACAGAATCTGTGGCAACAATATTGGATCACAGGCACTTTTTGACAGTGCTTTCTCATGATCACTGAAATAGAATACATAAGCAGTGTTAATCAATGAAtaaattgatatcaaattatcaaactttaatccaatgaaaaatatcatttctaCAACACAGAGTACAACAAACAAGACACAAATTCTTAAATCTTTCTTgttaaaagataataaaaaaaaattatttcatagcAAATTGATCATATGAATAGAAACAAATGGGATAAAATTCTTTCAGTAAGTTTTTCCTTTCCATTTTGTAAACATCCCTACCTTTAACCTCTTGCAATTTTCACGAACATATTTTCCTTTAGAACTTCTCTGATCCCAGTCGAGTTTACCATTGTAGAAATACTTGTATTTTCTGTAGGTTCCAAACAAAAGACAAACAGAAGCTATCATCAGACACAAATCATGCACGCTCTACTGTTCAACATAAATAAACTCATGCACAGGCCATGTTGAACCAAGGCTAATATATTGTTTTCTAAATAGCTACCAATTAGAAAGCCATTTTTCATTACAGCATGAATTTCATCTAAATTGCTGCCAATCCCGACACTGGccaaaaattaaattccaaTTGATTTTCTCTGAAATGGTAAACTCATTAAAAGTTGTAAGCACTGCTTCATTTTAGCAAAGCTTGCATTTAAAACTTGACATCTGGCTTTCTATTAGGTGCACAAAGATTAGCCTTAGTAAGAAATAAGGACATGCTGCCACAgttacacaaaaaagaaagtttcaTTGGTCGTGGGGATCCACTATTGTATATCTCCATGTCAAGGACAGAGCAATACAACTTAAAAACAGTGGGCGAGCAGGGGCAGGCAACTCCTGAAATGACTGGTGCTGATATATGGCAGGCAGGCAACAGGCATCAGTCGGCAGCATACTTACATAGAGCGGCCTGCAGTTTTCCCGTACATAGCGGCCTGCAGAGGAGGTGGGGTCCCAATCAAGGCGCCCATGCCAGAAAAAATTTGTTCTTCAAATGGGAAAATAGAGGCATGAGGGCTAAGCTTCATatcacaattatttttttatcatacatttacaagaaatatcagtaaaaatttgagaggataaaaacattttatgtttatattaatgacGAGATgtgtttaacaaatgaaatgaaGTCATCTCTCAAATAATCACTTTTTCAGATATTCTAAGCACAAAGTAGAAGAAAAGAATTTAAGGATATGTTGTCAAATCTCTCTCACCACAAAACAGTCTGGGATATAAAAGGCTGGTAACTATGTAAATTTGATTTACTCtatcataaattttttttttttttaacccaagtttgtttttaaataagttCCAAATATTATTGcatgtttttcttacaataCTCAAGACAAGAGATGAATCACACAAAGAAATCTGTATAATGTGGAATCCTTTCATTTCATAAGTTTTgtagtttgttcaaatatctAAAGTTTGTAATGGCATAATCATATAGGAAACTAAAGCTTCTGTGTAAACTAATACCACTGTATactattgaataaaataatgttGACAAGATTACCAGCCCCTCTCGGTCCCCCATTTTAATCAGCTGAGGGAGAGAGAATatgagtacatgtatgtgtaaatatgacacaaacgaGGTAATAAGAGGGTAGTAGACCTGTGCATTAGTTTACAACCATAAATCATCTTAAATACAGTAAACAATAAtacaatcataaaaaaaaagttttgttttttactgATAATATTTTCCACACAATTACACATGAATATTTCTGGAATTGCCATTATCATCATTACACAAGCTGATTGCCGTTTACACTCACTGGCGGCTGCAGACTTACTTGGTTTTCTTGATCATTCTGTATGGCAAAGTGCCCAGAATTCTCTCCATCATTGCTAAATGTTCCTTGTTGTCATGCGTCtataaaaagcaaaacacaACCCACTCATTTTGTGCACCATTGTAAGGAAgcttacaaatatttttagttgCTTCCCAAAATACATTGATTCATTTTCCTGTAAATCtcagaattttgtttttttataccaACTTGCAATTTGATTATCTGATTAACATTTTCGGTCATTTATGAGATATTGCAAAGTTTCATGCATAAGgcctttattaaaaataaaattccagttttaacagtaaatgttattatttaCCAGAATActcttattttcatatattttgagtagaaatattgagaaaagcAAGTTTTACCTGGAATAATGTAAAGCCTGTATAGAGTTCAAACATGATACAGCCAATGGACCACACATCACAGGGCTGGGCCCATCCCATCTCTACAAGCAAATTATATCACATTGCAAAGTTGTtgtctgtacatgtacactCTACATATAATGTGTGAAGGCCAGGTACATTCAATTCAAATTCAACATCCAAGGATGGAACTAAATAATTCTTTAACATATTAATATCTTAGTAAACTTTTGTATCTAGGCATACGGAAATGAGAAACCAAATTTGTATTTACATAATAAACTTCGTCAGATCATATAATTGATTGTAATAATTCGAAGTAATTgacataaattaataaaaagactTGTTCATCATCTAAACTATACCTAATATGACCTCTGGAGCTCTGTAGTGGCGGGTTGAGACAATAGTACTGTGGTGTTCATGATCAAACGTGGCCGAACCAAAGTCTATCAGTCGGATATCTGTGTTTTTGATATTGCGCTCATCTCGTTTCTGAGAGAATggcaaaaaagataaaaaagagacaaaaatgaaaatattgatatttatcaCAAGAAAAGGTTTAGTGCATCAACACATCACAAACACATCAAATGCGCAAGTTTACAGCTTCAGAGCAAAATGTTATTCGGCAGCTTCTTTTATTATGATCTTTATCTTGagtattcaaatttgaatatatatcaGACAGCAAAGTCGTCTTGCTTATATCACCAGAAATAGATCAAGGCTGGAGCAGATGAGTCAGAGTTTATAAACAAACTAGCTGCAGAACATGCTGTACAGTTTCCCCTTCCAATCTTATTTTCcttatcatgtttataaataaCCATTCATTGCATATTTCTAATCGgctttgaaattttgattatgaagTGGGTTAGTAACCTTAGAAATAGAAATTCAAGATAGGTATTACAAAATAAcgaaatggaagaaaaaaataaattgtttcgcttttctttttttctctctcctcTCGCtcacttctttctttttttttttggtgagaGGGGGGTTAAAGAATGATGAATGTGCATTATTGTTTGTGTTCTctcaaaaaatgaaagaaaaatagaGGGCAGTAAATACACTACAGTCATAAAAATAAAGGTATTGAAATCtctttaagaagaaaaaaaaaaaaagaaaaaagaaaaatggtgTCAACAAACTGGAATTGGAATCCTTTGGGCagatatattcataaaaaatatagaaaaagagatacatgtacctgGATAGTTGTTATGACAGCATACAGAAAACACTGCAGACCAAGTGCCACAACGAGGGGCGGGCCGAGAAAGTGAAGGTCAGCAAGCCTTCACGAAATCGCCAGGCCCTTACCAACCCCTACATGCTGTAGGAATCAGACAAACCTGTCCAGTGAGCACatacttaaaattttacatgttgacCAAGTTATGGAAAATTCATCAAATCATAAAGGCACTCTGAAACTATTTTTTGCTTCCTAACCTCAATATTCAATTAATTTCCATTCAGAGAAAATCTGATTCTCCACTTTTGTCTTTTAATCTgtaattttcagaaaaatttgAATGGcaataaggtaaaaaaaaaattgctatgAGATTGATATGAAGACATTTCAAGGTGCCTCAAATTTTTGTTAGATAGTATGGACAGGTTTCTCGTCATTCCTAGCATGCTTATTACTAAACGACTATTACCGTTTTAATCCCTAATTCTTCACACGTTACCTTCCTTGGGTTGTACGAGACTTCATAATCGGAATTAACAAACAAGATATTTTCTGGTTTCAGGTCAGTGTGTGTCAGCTTGTTTTCATGCAGAACTGCAACAAGAAagaaaatgctttttaaaataattattcaccACTTGACTCTATTCGTATTCTTTGGACAATGTTCAATAGCACGGGCAACTGCCACACTATCCAAGCTGTGTAAATGGGAATGACTTACAGTTGACTGCATAACACAGCTGGTATGATATGTGTCTCACTTGATCAATTGTGTAGGGGAGGTAATGGTTGTCTTTCTgtaatattaaatgaaacaattttatgAATAGCTCaggaaaatctaaatattttatgaacatCAATAATCTCCATATcacttgcattttttttctttctttcaaacTTTAATTTACATTAATATAAGCATTTTATGTCAGTGCATTATGGTAATTTAGATAATACTTATTAATACTTGAATGTTTTCTTACCAGGAAGTCAAAAACACTGAGACCAAGCATGTCAAATGCTATACACATATGTCCATGGTAGTCAAACCACTCCTTCATCTGAACACATAGGCTGAAAATGCAAAGACAATACTTCTTACTGGATGGTCTATGAGCATTCATTTAGATATGATCATTTACATAAGCTTTTGTTCAAAGGTTTAATGATATTtactaaattgtatttataaatcCATGGGCATAAACAACTAGAGGAAGGTCTTATGATATCACTTATGCATATGGTAAATTGATCATTTATTGAATTAAAGCTACTGTTGTAAGGTCTACAGACATGCTGGCATGAAGCTAGCTCTATTCTTCACTTCACTGAACTTTCAGCACTGAAAAGCATTCAAGAATATAATGAAGCACTTACAACTGCCCATCTGGGTccttttctttgattttctcGAGAACATTTATTTCCAGTTTGGCAGCTTCTCTGTATTTTTCTatgtttttgatgatttttaatgcCAATTTTTCATCTCCCCTGAAAATCACAGAAAAATAGAATCAAccaattcataattttatgttCAAATTATACATCTTTTTTTTGTGGGGGAGGAGAGGGGGCACTCATTTTAAACATACCTAATAAAAAAGTATTCAAGtgtctaaaaaattatttaactcTTGTTTACATAGAATGTTTTGGCACCTTACAGACAATTCCCAAAGGCAGGATTtccacatttcattttttttttttttttggttttgccTAACACTAAACCACAGCAAGGAAAAGAATAATTGTTTGTCAGTTATCATAAACCCCCTGGTGATTTGTCAAACTCAAGCAGATCTAGCTATATTGCTGCAGGAGGAAGACAGAGAAATTTTGTATTCTGTTCACACTGAGCTGTCTCTAATCATTAACACCTGGGGGATGTTCTCCCTCCTCTCAAATAAACACTCAGTCAGCACTAGCCTTAGGATTCACTGATTCACAGGTAAATGATCAAAACGGACAAAGaaagaggggaggggggggggtgagattAACATTTCTTTGTCCAAATAATATTGAGTATCCTTTCTGTTTTATTTGTATCCATCTGATCAATGCTATAACTCATATCACTGCTCAGTGTAAAGCAGGATATAATTGTTAATAATAGCAAAATCTGAAGGATTTGATATATCACCATACATAAAACTTATGTACATGTTGCATTTATTAACTCATCTTCAGCATAGAgggttaaccccccccccctttccttcCATCCATTATAACATGGAACTCAAAGGTGCACTAAGAATTCTAGCAAGATAACTGGTTCCGACACATGTTTGTAATTACCATTAATCTTTTCCTAAGTATGTATATAACAAGGGTCATGATCAAACTACAGGTCATACTGCTGTCTAAGATTTATCTGTAGTGCATGTAAAATATGGAGTCTGCATCAAAATGGTTCTCTATTCTCCAACCACTCAAAACTTGATAATTCTATCAAAGCTTCCTGATAGATTTCCCCTCTGAATGGCTCCTTGTCAGAAGTTCTTCTTTGGTATTCCTATGAGGTTATTACTTCAGGGGTAAAGCTTTCTGCTGATATTGAGCAATTATCCTTTGAGTGGAGGGAACACTAATGCACAAAATTACTTCATCCAAAAAAACAAACCCtccaaaaaaaacatttttctcatGAGCCATTGTAAACATGGAACAGTGGAATCCTTCCAATTTattaatgattcaaattatgaaaCCAGATATAAGGGTGCATGTAAAAGTCAGGGGAGGCTTTCATCATAAAGCCAATTTTGCAGCTGGAAGGAAGAAATCTCCATCATGTAATTCCAAATCGCCCGTTAATAAGCCATTCAACATTCAACTCTTTGTAGTGTCAGAAACTACACCATCCAGGGAGGCTATTATTAGTAAACCCTTGTAAAGAtcggtaaataaaaaaagtctGCTCTCTAggaattctttaaatatttatctgTGAGCAGACAGGAGGAGGCTGCAGCTACCATCTATCTCCATACAGCTGCCCTTGGCCAGGAATCAACAGAAACACACAGCTAAACCCCTGTCATTATCTCAATCCAACCAACCTCTGCTATATCTTATCAAACCCAGGTTGTGAAGGAAGATTTACAGGCATCAAAATCTTGTCgacacacttttttttattaaggcaACGAACCAGAGTATAAGAAGTATGAGAGTCAAGTCTTTTCCCCTCATTCACCCAATCCccctgaatttatttttatttcaacaacCACACTGATATCTAATACACTTAAGTCTATATGATGTAAACCCGTGGAATTTTGGTTACAAGATCTTATCAGACTCTGGCAGCTTCCTGTGATGTTAGCATCGTTATACTCTGACAGGGAAAGAGCTATAAAGCGGTGCAATATCAGAGGATTTCCCATCAATACAGGTACACACACAGAAACAGATATTCCTTTAACATTCTATACTCACTTCTGGACATCTTTGACTTCAATGACTTTGCCAAATGTGCCTTCTCCTAGGGTGGAAACAACTTCATCTGAAAGAGTTAAAGTCCAACAATTAcaatcaaatatatcatatcaaatCACTACCAAATTCAATATCCAGCATCATCCCCCTTTGCTTTTAATTTTGGTTGTTctattttgagaaaatttaCTGCAAAGAGGTTTTATTCTATCAGAATATTGTTGGTTCTATCTCTAGTTCAGCTGTTGGATATTGAATAGTagtattttgatgaaaatacaTAACACATTCATTCAATTTCCGGCAGAAGcaaattttttcttcttcaaaatgCAAGGCTTTGCCAGCATatccatttttttcaattcttttaatatGGAATTGAAAGAAACACCAAAAATATTGGGATCAATCCCAcaagaaaaaacataaaaaataagtgTAGTATATACTCTGAAAAACACAAAGTTTtgggcatatcttctctcaaGAATACTTGAGCTATTTCTTCCTCATACAAAAGACATAGAGATATAGTATGCTAGGCTAAACATTACGAAATGATGAGTACATCTAGCTTGCAGAATATCTCCTGGGTGATATATGAGATGTCCATCTGCATCGTCCACAATACTCGGTCCCTGTTCGCTGCTCTCATGTAGGTCCTATTCATCCatcattcaaattcaaattcaatttccCATCATACACCACAGCAGCCAGCCAATGACAGCCGTTGATTTTGCCATGAGCCAGATACAGGATTTTCGTTCAGAAGAGACAAGGCAGCCGATTTTCATTGACAGCAGGAGGGTGGGCATATGCGATATAGATAAATGGAGGCATCGCCAAGTAAAGATTGGTTCAATTGCATATTATGGTTATTATTCATGAAATCAGAAGGAAAAATATCATAGATTTCTAAACAGAGAATATTCATACTTACTTACACTTAATTAACAATGGGCagtcatggtttttttttttttaaagacacatATATACAAAGAAACGATTGagctaaaaatttgttgatcTCTTTGTACCCCTTCTTCTACCATGACTGCCCAAAGATCTATTGACATATTTACTATCAACGATAAGCATGTGTGTAATCTGAGATACATAAGAACTGCCacttaacattttaaataaaaacacttaACTTTACTCaacaaaatcatataaataaaaaatatgtagcatttttgttttgaaactttACTTTAGACGGACAAATCGATCTGTAGCTTTGAGTTCAGAAAATTTTTGAGTCGGACTTACCGAGTTGGACCAGGATTCACTGAGGCCATTGCTATGACTACTACCACTTAAAGCACCACTGCGGTAGGCTCCGAGGCCATATCTGGAGGCAGTGGTGCTAGAGGAAGGAATATAATTAGAAGTAATGCCGGAGGTGGGCATTCTCCATTCTCCTACGGGGTTATAATTCTTAGACTGTAAATAGTCCACTCTCATAGTCTCAATACACAATAAGATGCTGATCCACTACTTCAATAGTCACTGGTCTGGTCCTAATAACTTGAACTTCGTTCTATGacaatttcaatttgatttaaactttcaaattaattttccttcttttttttcgCAGATAAATTTAGTTAAATCTAAATTGTTTTAGATAAGGTCTTTTTCTATGTgagcaatgaaataaatattatctaaaaatatattactttGTAAGCAACTTCAAAggttctctaaaaaaaaatgactacaatgaaatatatcctaaaacaaaatatatacaaaagaaTATATAGGAGAGTTTTTATGCTGGTAATTTTCCACTACATGGCTGATGGATTCCCTTCCATAATTAGTCAAATTATCCCAAACACACTGTAGTAAAAGTCACTAGTGAGAGTTCTTCAACTTGAACCATGTGAAGTCCACTCCAGTCCAAAAAATCCTCAGAAAATATCCCTCGAAACAAAAAAAGTGGAAAGAGAGGCCTACAGACAACAAGATGGCGCCCTCTCTTCTCCTATGTTCTGGCTGCTACTCAGAATATAAGCCAGTATCACATTTCCTACACAAGAGCACCTTCTAGCTTCTCCAAAAATCTCATGCTATTAATAGTTGCTGTACGTACACTCAGACTTACTAACAGTGAGGTTCACAGTGGGGGGAGAGGCCGCTACTAACCAACAGCTGATGTAAGGCACCAGATGGTCACCGACAGGGGCCAGACACCCATACAGACTACAAATACCCTCCCATTGGGTGGTCAGTTCTACACTTGCACTATGGGTGTAAGATAAGTTAATCCCTTCAGCTAGCCCCACAATAGATAAGCATAAGCTATTGCTGCACCACTCATGATGATCCGCACAGATAACTGTAAATCTTGCCGGAGATATTAACCCATTGTTTTCTTTTCTGGTTGCATCCTACATTGGATTCAATGACCAGTCCCTAATTATTACTGTACACTGATGAGGCATTACTCCTACGACACATAATTCATGAAGCCCGTATGGAGCTCTCCTTACACTTGAAATTGCCATTGTGGACTGTTTGCAAAAGTCAATGACAAGGCTTTTCATTTCTTGGCCATCTGTACACCAACAGAGTATTGACTCCTGATCAATTCAATACACCGCTAGGACCGAGGGTGACAGCAGCATCAACACTTCCCAAGACACACACTTACACACCTCTCCACAGCTCAAAGAAATTTAACTGCAgttcaattattttcattagAGCAAGCAAGATCCTATCACTTCATCTTCTACACTACACAATTGGAAATCAATGGAGTGTTGGAAAGCCATGAAACCTGGTCACAAACTCTCAGGAAACTGTACCGAGCCATGCTCCAAAACTCATTTTTATTCTGTGTGATTATTGATTAAATCTCTGGGACTTAATGCACCACATcagggtgtaattttacagccCACAATGCATTTGTCACAAAACAGATGGCCTGCATGCtacaaaaatattcaactttGCCCAAAttggaaaattgaaaattttcaaaaaggcAACCCAGGAAAGTCCCATATTGTCAAAAACAGATGTGCTTATCAATAGCCCAGTGCATTTCAAAATaagatgacaaaaaatattactttaaatttctgaaaatttatcATTGTGTAGCTTATTTTTTGtcatatacagtcaaacttcgctatcttgaactagatgggagtgtttaaataatttgagACATCCGAttattcgagatatcaagggtggaatacttaaaaaataagtggttgggacttacaaatcactttgacatatccattgtatttgagatatcagtgttcgagatatcgaagtttaaCTGTATGTATAAATATCTAGATATCGGTTTTAATCATTAAGAGCATATGAATGTATACTAGATATAAGTGGTTTGATCCACAACTGTAAATAAGTCTGTTGTCCATTCTACTTAGCATTGTGTCACTTCACACACACCCACTGGCACCCCTCCTTTTCCATGCCCATGAGTTATCATGGCATCCTCATTCTATCCTTGTTCTTGGAGCCTACACACTTGATTAAACATGGGACTCTAGCCAGTACCTTTTTGGTTCTTCCCCAAGAGAAATGACAGCCAGTGGATCAGCATAAGCGATGGGACACAAGATAGTGTAAAAGTTCACCTAACATCCCCCACTGTTACATTTCTAGAGAAACCTAGCCCATTCTTACTTAATACTTATGACGTACATCTTTATTACGGAAGTatttctggaaagttctatgcggaggaaaataataaatttttggaGACAATGTTTACTATTAGCAACAATATGGCAGTTCTTAGTATCTCAAGACATAAACATCTGCATGTTTTTGCACATGTTTAC carries:
- the LOC128166948 gene encoding axoneme-associated protein mst101(2)-like isoform X4, translated to MRVDYLQSKNYNPVGEWRMPTSGITSNYIPSSSTTASRYGLGAYRSGALSGSSHSNGLSESWSNSDLHESSEQGPSIVDDADGHLIYHPGDILQARYEVVSTLGEGTFGKVIEVKDVQKGDEKLALKIIKNIEKYREAAKLEINVLEKIKEKDPDGQFLCVQMKEWFDYHGHMCIAFDMLGLSVFDFLKDNHYLPYTIDQVRHISYQLCYAVNFLHENKLTHTDLKPENILFVNSDYEVSYNPRKVTCEELGIKTKRDERNIKNTDIRLIDFGSATFDHEHHSTIVSTRHYRAPEVILEMGWAQPCDVWSIGCIMFELYTGFTLFQTHDNKEHLAMMERILGTLPYRMIKKTKTNFFWHGRLDWDPTSSAGRYVRENCRPLYHYLRDKGAEHRQCLELVEMMLDYLPNERITLKEAMKHQFFRPIHKQYPGRYPSIDEFRSASAEKVPENEDEKDGICRSKSRSKEQEKMELDSIPEKSEKVTTDLKIPDVIVERPEKTLFEMFPGAKKIFAKKTPNEAPSETEVKVPEEKADSEQALKVLEEQDSVASSETDSDRVSKASDKDTLAVDDNEETGTETKPERKRRSRKPSPETPMLDVEGSEIVQEARKARRARRAEREAKLAAEMAEQMDAVEARRARRARRGGMADQVSEESTESDHSAVRQGRRLKRTEAVNDDTYDPEKPDDKPDLISEKASKNIDNEESLKLPTEDSSNPDEDLYTRLARKALKAELEKSIPEGAVRKDSLPSSKPPTGTELNKEDSPSTRRRARLKEIEREVAEEEAREEAERRARRNSRQDGPDPTKPKPEPSMRSIFDFFKKSTPDTVLKIYPDLSSQAKKSASPLVDQGEINTLDNSASETCDNRPSSLVDVVAPSETALLQEGDSSIPLKEECATDIPSQETSVADIMVTPPTPNVEQKTLILADPGNDKEEQDLQESGEQNEISADAKSDVPSEENKEVENSQSKANENDVEMMEDVKKSEEMVSESLEAETESVLKEVNDQSFGEVPEAQSAGKEAENVPDESDEFKSASESISPDVTSPRNEKPKAPLKPCDYSMIVEPGPCQIYLEPEPPESMDQAAATGEHSPGAAKGDKKKRRRRPKKKKSSDKMVTGGNSGGGDGEEETCCFLGKPGLDSPLNPPTEPSSGKGSDQTVECFSQIPPSDMCPGKDSSLGRDSGCLDPTNNSSAEASSDQSQGDNKFVIRGVNSLCVPMQSQLDVGGDKRNR